In Mycobacteriales bacterium, the genomic stretch GCCGGCCGCGACCACAAGCAGCGCCGGGGCAGCGAGCAGCCGGGTCAGGTCGGCGATCGTCCAGCCGTCGGGACCGAACCGCACCAGCAGCCCGCCGGCACCCTCCACGAGGACCAGGTCGCGCTGCTCGGCGAGCGACCGGATCCGGCGGGCCACGTCGTCGACGGTGGGTGCGGGGAGCCCGCTGCGCCGGGCCGCGGCCTCCGGTGACAGCGGGTCGGGGTAGCGGGCGTATTCGTGCAGATCGTCCACTGTGGACAGGCGTCGTACCTCCGCCAGATCGCCCGGCTCGTCGGGCCCCACACCGGTCTGGGCGGGTTTCACCACAGCGACCGTCGACCGCCGGTCGGCGGCCAGTGCCGCGACAGCGGCCGTCACGACAGTCTTTCCCACGTCCGTGCCGGTCCCGGTGACCACCAGAATGCTCATCGCCGGGAGCCTACG encodes the following:
- the bioD gene encoding dethiobiotin synthase, whose amino-acid sequence is MSILVVTGTGTDVGKTVVTAAVAALAADRRSTVAVVKPAQTGVGPDEPGDLAEVRRLSTVDDLHEYARYPDPLSPEAAARRSGLPAPTVDDVARRIRSLAEQRDLVLVEGAGGLLVRFGPDGWTIADLTRLLAAPALLVVAAGLGTLNHTALTLEVMAGRGITLSGIVVGSWPRRPDLAARVNVDDLAALGGRPIAGALAEGAAAAPDFLGAARTGLSPAYGGRFDAADFGVQMHASAEDRST